One Anaerobacillus alkaliphilus DNA window includes the following coding sequences:
- a CDS encoding YlmC/YmxH family sporulation protein — MLKISEIQSKDIVNISDGKVLGHISDLDINLEEGTVQSIIIGSTGRMLTFLGGKESEMVIPWENIVKIGSDVILVRLEEK; from the coding sequence ATGCTAAAAATATCTGAAATTCAATCGAAGGATATAGTAAATATTTCTGATGGCAAGGTGTTAGGGCATATTAGTGATCTAGATATTAACTTAGAAGAAGGAACAGTACAATCAATTATTATTGGGAGTACGGGAAGAATGCTTACATTTTTAGGTGGAAAAGAGTCAGAAATGGTAATACCATGGGAAAATATAGTGAAAATAGGTTCTGATGTAATTTTAGTTCGTCTAGAGGAAAAGTAA
- the pgeF gene encoding peptidoglycan editing factor PgeF, with protein sequence MREEPFVSNNKLFLSVEPFKQVDDNLVVGFSTRINGKSTDSYSSLNMGLHVQDNVCDVIANREALAAELGIPLSNWVFADQVHGNNIKKVCKEDVGAGSLSLETAVKDTDGLYTREKNVLLASLYADCVPLYFYSTSANIVGLAHAGWKGTVGEIGPKMIRIWVEDEKIPLETIYVAIGPSISQRCYEVDDYVIDRVRKIVQNENLAPYKEIATSKYLLDLKELNKQLLLNMGVNANHIFTSNYCTFNEKALFFSYRREQKTGRMMSFIGRV encoded by the coding sequence TTGAGAGAAGAACCTTTTGTTTCCAATAACAAGCTGTTTTTATCGGTAGAGCCGTTTAAACAGGTCGATGATAACCTTGTTGTCGGATTTTCAACGAGAATAAATGGAAAAAGTACTGATTCATATAGCTCATTAAATATGGGTTTACATGTTCAAGATAATGTCTGTGATGTAATTGCTAATCGTGAGGCGCTAGCAGCTGAACTTGGAATACCACTTAGTAACTGGGTGTTTGCAGACCAAGTGCACGGTAATAATATTAAAAAAGTTTGTAAAGAAGATGTTGGTGCAGGATCTTTATCGTTGGAAACTGCGGTTAAAGATACTGATGGCTTATATACAAGAGAGAAGAACGTGCTACTTGCTAGTCTTTACGCTGACTGTGTTCCATTATACTTCTACTCAACAAGTGCTAACATTGTTGGTTTAGCACATGCTGGTTGGAAGGGTACTGTTGGTGAAATAGGGCCGAAAATGATTCGTATTTGGGTGGAAGATGAAAAGATACCTCTTGAAACTATTTATGTAGCTATTGGGCCGTCTATTTCTCAGAGGTGCTATGAAGTAGACGATTATGTTATTGATAGAGTAAGGAAAATAGTACAGAACGAGAACCTTGCACCATATAAAGAAATAGCGACTAGTAAATATTTACTCGACTTGAAAGAGTTAAATAAACAACTACTTCTAAACATGGGTGTTAATGCTAATCATATTTTCACCTCTAATTACTGTACATTTAATGAGAAAGCTTTATTCTTCTCTTATCGGAG